The Chloroflexota bacterium sequence GCTTGAAATCGTAGCTCTTGCCGTCCGCGCCAACGCTCCATGATTCGGCAAGGTCGCCCGTCAGCTCGCACGTCCACGGGTGGTAGCTCTTCATCTCCAAGCCGTAGGCGCACCGGATCAGGCGGTTGTGCAGCGGGTGCATCCCCATGAGCGTGTTGACGCTGCCGCTCTTCAGCGTGTTCAGCGATGGCGGGTAGCCGTTGTTGGAGATGGTGGCGCTGCCGCCCACGCGCGGGGTGAGCAGCGGGTTCGGCGGGTTGGTGTAATACCTCGTCCCGCCGATGCCGTCGCCCGTCAGTCGCTGCATGAAGAGCGTCGTTGGCGAAGGCGTGGCCGTCGGCAGCGGGGGCAGTGTTGCTGGTACGGTGGGAGGCGTCGTCGGCTTCGCGATCGCCGTCGCCGTGGCCGCCGCCGGTCGCGGCGTATGCGTCGGCCCCTCGGCGTTGCCGCCGCAGGCGGCGACGATAAGCGCCGCGATAAGTCCCACGAATAACGCGCTCAGCCCTCACCGCGCCATTGAAGCGTTCCTCTCCCTAAGCATGCCGCGCTTCTGTCAAGTCGTCCGGCTCTGTGAACCCGGTGAAATCGTACGAACCCCTGGCGGCCCTGTCAAACCACTTCCGTTACAAGGGGGTACGTCCCGCCGCCCGCCGCCGATTTCATAGCCCATCGCAACCCCCTGCTGAAACATGACCGGCACTCTGACTCACCTGGGTGCAGGATGGTACAATCTCTTCTGTCCCACCTATGCCAACAGCAACTGCCCAGAAGAAAGCCGCGCCCAAGACCCCCCTTGCCCTTCAAGGGCTCCGCGTCATCGAGTTCACCACCGGCGGCTCGGCTCCCTATATCGGCCGCCACCTCTCCTTCAACGGCGCCGATGTCATCCGCATTGAGTCCAAGGCCCACCCGGACCTGAGCCGCCTCTACGTTCCCCCCTGGGACCCGGCCATGGGCCAGCAGCCCGCCATGTCCCCCCGGCTCTGGGAGTGGCACTCCGCCAAGCGCCACGTGGGCCTCAACGTCAACACCCCCCAGGGTCGCGATGTGGTCCACAAGCTCATTGACATCAGCGACCTGGTGCTCGTCAACCTGAGCGCCAACGTCACCCACAAGTGGGGCCTCACCTACGATATCCTCCGTAAGACCAACCCCGCCCTGGTCATGCTCGCCATGCCCGGCTTCGGCATGACGGGCCCCTACCGCGACTACGTCTCCTTCGGCGCCACCATCGAAGCGCTCAGCGGCCTGGCCACCTCCACCGGTTACCCTGACGGCGACCCTATCGGCAGCGGCCTCTTCCACTTCCCGGATTGGCTCAACGGCATGCAGGGGCTCAGCGCCGTCCTGGCCGCCCTGGACCACCGCCACCGCACCGGCGAAGGCCAGTTCATTGATATGTCCCAGATGGAAGTGATGGTCTCCGCCTTCGGCCCGCTCCTCCTGGAGGCCTTCCTGGACCCCAACGCGCCCGATCGCTACGGCAACTACTCGCCCGTGGCCGCCCCGCACAACGCCTACCCCTGCAAGGGCCACGACCAGTGGTGCGTCGTCGGCTGCTACAGCAGCGATGAGTGGGTGCGCCTCTGCAACGCCATCGGCAGGCCGGAGCTGGGGAAGGACAAGCGCTTCGCCACCCTGCACGACCGCCAGCGCAACATCTCCCAGGTGGACGCCATCGTCACCGAATGGACCCTCCCCCGCGACCCCATGGAGGTGATGGACACCCTCCAGAAGGCGGGCGTCCACGCGGCAAAGATCTACCACATCAAGGAGCTGCCGGACGACCCGAACCTCAAGGCCCAGAACTTCTTCACCACGCTGCCGCACCTGCGCCGCGTCCTCAAGCCCGGCGAGCGCCGCCTGGTCAAGGAAGGCGAAGAGATGGGCGAAGTCCTTACTACCGGCCTCGCCATAGACCTCCCCAAGATGCCCGGCCACGTCTGGCGCGCAGGCCCCGGCTGGGGCGCCGATAACTCCCTCATCTTCCGCAAGCTGATGGCCCTTCCCAACGACCAGATCGAAGCGCTCTGCAAAGCCAACATCATCGAAGGCACCGCCTAGGAAATGCGCTCAGGGGGTTAGGTGGAACATGCCCACGTACGTCTTCAGCCACATCGGCATCTGCGTCACCAATATCCAGCGCTCCCGAGACTTCTATGAGCAGGCCCTGGGCTTCCAGTTCATCCGCGATTTCTTCAACAAAGACCACCCCGTGCAGGACCGTTTCCTCCGCCTGCCCAAGGTGGACCTCCATGCCGTCTACCTGCAGAAGGACGGCTTCCAGATCGAGCTGCTCTACTACGCCTCGCCCAAGTCCGCGCCCAGGGGCGAGCGCCCCATGAACCAGCCGGGGATGACGCACCTCTCCCTGAAAGTGGACGATGTCCCCGCGGCCATCGCGGCGGTGAAGAAGTTCGGCGGCAAGCTCCTGGAAGATACCGTTATCAATGACCGCGCCTGCTTCGTCCATGACCCGGACGGCCAGCTCATCGAGCTCGTCTCCAGCCAGGCCATGGCCGCCGCCCAAGGGCACCACTAAGGACGGGAACTTAGGAACCGGGAACGAAGAACCTCCAGCCGACCCTCCCCCAGTTCCTGCCTTCCTTCGGCTCCCTACACCGTCAGCACAAGGTTGATGTGCTGCTGGAACGTCCCGCCGTTGCCGCCCACCACCGCCGTCTCATGCTTTGCCGCCTGGCGTTCGCCCCCCTGGCCGCGCAGCTGCAGCACCGCCTCCGTCACGTGCCCCCAGTTGTGCAGATAGACCTCCGAGAGCAGGCCGCCGCTGGTGTTGAAGGGCAGCGCGCCGCCGGGGGCCAGCTTCCCATCGGCCACAAAGGGCCCGCCTTCGCCCTTGGGGCAGAGGCCGTAGTCCTCCAGCGTGATGACGATCGCCGGGGTGAAGCAGTCGTAGACCTCAAAGAGGTCAATGTCCTTGAGCTTCAGGCCCGCCATCGCCAGGGCGCGCGGCAGGGAGTCCTTGGCCGGGCTGATGAGCGCCGGGTCGTTGAAGATGCTGCCCGCCAGGGTCTTCTCCGCATAGCCCTTCAGGTAGACGGGCTTTTGCCGCAGGGACTTCGCGCGGGCCGCCGTGGTCACGATGAAGGCCCGCCCGCCATCGCTCTGAAGACAGCAATCGAAGACGGTGAGCGGCTCGGCCACCCAGCGCCCCTGCATATACGTCTCCAGGTCAAAGGGCCGCCCGTTCATCTGCGCCATGGGGTTCTTCTGCGCCCACTGCCGCGCCGCCAGGGCCACCGCCGCCAGGTGCTCCCGCTTGGTGCCGTAGCGGTGCATGTGCCGCTGGGCCACCACCGCGTAGTTCATGGCGGCGCTGTTCATCCCGAAGGGATTCGTGAACTGGTTGCCGGAGAGCTCGCCGGTGCGCACGCCGCCGCCTGCCAGGGAAAAGCCGGAGTTGCCGTAGCAGCAGAGCACCACGTCGGCCACGCCGGCCTTGATGCCCAGCGCCGCCTGCATCGCCAGCATGGAGGCCGTGGTGCCGTAGGGCGCGATCATGGTGGAGTAGCGCGGCTGGATGCCCAGCATCTCGGCCACATCCACCGGGTAGATGCTGCCGTTCCCCTGCACCAGGATGCCGTCTATATCGGCGGCCTTCAGCCCCGCATCGGCGATGGCGGCGGCCGAGGCTTCCAGGCAGAAATGCTTGGGCGAAACGCCCGGCAGCCGCCCCTGGCGCGTATAGCCCACGCCGACGATCGCGATGTCCGGTGCGCTCACCTGTGCCGCCTAAAAAAAGACCCCCGCTTGTAGCTCATCCGAAGGAGCACAACAAGCGGGGGTCGAAGGTCCTACTTGCCCTTCTTGCTGCCCTTGATGACCGGGATGACGTTATCGGAGAAGCGCTGCATGGACTCCAGGACCATGTCCCGGGGCATGCCGCCGAAGTTGAACCAGAAAATCATGTTCTCGATGCCGTAGGACTCCATCGTCTTGATGTGGTCAATCACCCCGTCCGGCGTGGCGTAGAGCTCCTGCTTGAACTTGTGATCGTAGGGCTGCTTGGAGCGCTCCGTCATGCGCGCAAGGTGGTCGTGGTAGGCGGCATCCTGCTCCGGTGAGACGCCCAGCTGGGGCAAGCCCTCTTTCATCAGGGCGTTCTCGAACCACATCACGTACTCGCGGGGCCGCTCGTAAGAGTCCTTATCGTTCTTGCCCACGTAGATGCGGCGGGAGAACGGCGAGTCCTTGACGCACTGGGTGATGTGCGCATCGGAGAAGCCGGCGGCCTTCATATCGGCCCGGTACTTGTCCAGGCGGGCCTTGATCCCCTCAAGCTCCGGGAAGGCGCCGCCGCTGATAAAGGGGACGCCCTTCTTGGCCACCCACTCCATCGTCTCCTTGGTGCCGCCGGTGGCGACGGGTGTCGGGATCGGCTTCTGGACGGGCTTGGGGTAGATCGTCTGCTTCACCGGGTAGTTGTAGTACTTACCCTTGTAGGTCCACTCCTCCTCCATCCAAGACTTGTGGAGGACCTCCAGCCCTTCGACCATCATGCCGCGGCTATCGCCGATGTTCAGGCTCAGCTTATCGAACTCCTGGCGCTGGTAGCCGCGGCCGACGCCCAGGACCAGGCGGCCATCGCTCAGGATGTCCACCATCGCCGCCTGCTCCGCCAGCTTCACCGGGTTGTGGAAGGGTATCACCGCCACGGCCAGGCCGATCTTGATGCGCTTGGTCTTGGCCGCGATATGGGAGGCCAGCACCAGGGGGTCGGCCAGGATGGAATAGGGCGAGAAGTGGTGCTCCGCCAGGTAGATCTGGTCGAAGCCCATCTGTTCGGTCAGCACCGCCTGCTCGACGACCTCATCGAAGGCCTGCTTATTCGTCTTTGAAGGCGGGCACTGCAACAAGATAAATGAGCCAAGTTTCATGGCAAGCTCCCTTTAGGTTCCACACAAGATTTCGGGGACGGGCGAACGCCAGCATTATAGCGGCTCTGCATCGCCCGAGACAGCCGTGTAAAAACCCTGTCCACGATTCATCTTTTCCCCTGAAGATTCCGTTTCATCGCGTGTTATACTCTGCTACGCCCCGCAGGTTCCCAGGAGGACGCATTATGTCGCCTGACATCATCTATGAGAAGAAAGACCACATCGCCACCATCACCCTGAACCGGCCCCATGCGCTCAACGCCCTCACCCGGGAGATGATGGACGTCACCTTGCCCGAGATCTGGCAGGATATCAAGAAGGACAAGCAGGTCTGGGTGGTCATCTTCACCGCCGCGGGCGACCGCTCCTTCTCCTCCGGCCGCGACCTGCGGGAGGCGGCCAAGCAGCCCACCCACGGGCCTCCCGGCGGCTCCCAGAACCTCAAGATGTCCGCCCGGCAGAACGATATTGAACAGCCGGTGATCTGCGCGGTGAACGGCGTCTGCACCGGGGGCGCCTTCCAGTTCGTCTCGGACGCCGATATCGTCATCTGCTCGGAGAACGCTACTTTCGTTAATACAGCGGTCTCCGTGGGGCACGTGGTCACCTACTCGGCGATCCAGATGACGCGGTACGTCCCCTTCGGCGCGCTGAACCGCATGCTGATGGTGGGCGCCCACGAGCGCGTCAGCGCCCAGCGCGCCTACGAACTGGGCATCGTCACCGAGGTGGTGCCGTATGCCAAGCTCATGGACTCGGCGCTGGACCTGGCGCGGAAGATCGCCAAGAACTCGCCGACGGCGGTGCGCATCGTGAAGAAGACGCTGACCCGCGCCATGCTCGCAGGGCTGGATGAATCGTTCGAGTACGGGCGCCAGCTCTCGGGCACGATGTCCAAGCACCCGGATATCAGAGAGGGGACGCTGGCCTTTGTAGAGAAGCGCGAGCCCCGCTGGAACACCGACGGTCTCTAAGGTGTCTCCCCATGGCAAAGCAGAGGCCCGTGCCGACGGGGGGACGTTGGCCTACACACGACATATCGCCCCTGCCCTCGAAGGGAAGGGGTAGGGGGTTAGGTTTCCCATGAAACTCGGCTTCCGCTTCACTTCTCTCCCTCGGCGGGAGAGAAAAAAGAGAGGGGGATTCCGTTTGCACCCTCTCCTCATAATCCTCTCCCATCAAGGGAGAGGAGGTTATCGGAGTAATTCTTTATGAAACTCGGCTTTTTCCTCGCAGGCGTCAACCCGCGGCACTACCTCACCATCGCCAAGCGGGCCGATGAGCTCGGCTACGAATCGGTCTGGATGCCGGAGCATCTCGTCTTCCCGGCCTCCATCGGCTCCAGCCATCCGTACGCAGGCCCCGGGGCGGAGAACTTCAACCCGGACACGCCGTCCTACGATCCCTTCGTGGTGATGGGGCATGTGGCCGCCGTGACCAAGCATGTGAAGCTCGGCACCGGCGTGTACATCCTGCCGCTGCGCAACCCCTTCGTCACCGCGCGCTCGGCCGTCACGGTGGACGTCCTTTCGGAGGGGCGCATGCTGCTGGGAGTCGGCATCGGCTGGCTCAAGAACGAGTTCCTGGCTGTAGGCGAAACGTGGGAGAACCGTGGCGCGCGCTCCGTGGAGATCGCGCAGATCCTCCGCAGGCTCTGGTCGGAGGAGACCATCGCCCACCAGGGGAAGTACTACAAGTTCGACGCGGTGAAGTTCCGCCCCAAGCCCAAGAACCCGAACGGCATCCCGCTCCTCTTCGGCGGCGTGACGCCCCCGGCCATCGAGCGCGCGGCGCAGGCCGGCGAAGGCTGGTTCGGCGTGCGCCACAGCCTGGAAGAGGCGACGGAGATCATCGGGCGGCTGAAGGCGCACCGGGCGAAGCTGGGCTTAGGCGATAGGCCCTTCGAGATCACGGTGGGCTGTCCGCCGCCCGTCACGGTGGAGCACATCCGCGCCTATGAGAAGGCGGGCGTGCACCGGATGATGGTGACGCCGTGGGGCCCGCCCCAGGGGCGGCTGACGCCGGAGCACTTGGTGAGCGGCCTGGAGCAGTTCGCCAACGACGTGCTGGCGAAGGTGAAGTAAACATCGGACGGGCGGGGCTTAGCCCTGGCGTCGCCATCCCGAGGACGGGCCGCCCGTACCTTGGTGGGAGATGGTTGCGGGGCAACCCGGAGGGCGTAGACCCGTTCGTCGTGGCGATGTGGCATCACCGCTTCTCAGGGTGACAGGGGGAGGGCGCGCGCCCCGCGTAGTTTTCAGGTTGGCGACCACCCTTCGCAGAGCCTCAGGGCGACAGAGGGAGGGCGCGTGCCCCGCGCCCCTACATGTATGTTGTCCTCAGCGGTTTGCTGAGGGGCGACTGAGCGGTCGCCGCAGCGTTTCGTTTTTTATTCTCCGTTGTTGTGTAGTTGTTGCATTTTGAGAAAAGAGGCGCAGACGGTCCCAGCGTTAGAAGCCCAGGGAGCGGTAGAGGCGCCACGTGGTGCGAGCTTCCTCGTCGGGGTCGTGGCGCTTCCTCTCCGGTTTGAATGCGTTCCATTCTTCTTCTTCGATCGTGCGACGGCGCACCTCATCGGCCAGTCGCTGCGCCTCGCGCTTGGCGAGGGACCCCAGGGCGCGGACCGCGGTGCGGAGTATCTCCGCGATGTCTTCCGCGAGCCACTCCTCGAAGAGGGGGTCGTGCGGGTCGTATCCAAGGGCGGCGACTTCCGTCTGCAGGAGCGTGATGAGGTTGTGGTGCAGCTCGTGCACTGGTGCGGACACGGAATCGGCGCCGTCCATGGCGTAACCGGCGAGCCCTTCCTGACCTGCAAGGCTTGACGCGCCGGGCGCGACGCGTTCCCTGGCACGCGCTGCTTTGTACCGATCTTCTGAACGCTTGATCTTTTCTTCAAGGAGGCGGACCGCTTGCGGAACGCCATCAGGCGGGAGGCGCTGCAGGAGCCTCTCCAGCTGGCGTTCGCGGAGCAGCCGGAGGAAGCGCTCCTGCTGCCAGAGGCGATGGCAGCGCGCCGCTTCGCGCCGCGCGTGGGCGGCGGGAGGGCGCGCTGTTGCGCCGGGCGAAGGAGCATGATCCGGCATAGGCAAGGAGGAGGCGCGATGGGGACGGGCTGCGCCTAGGTTGGAAGAAGCCGCCGTTCCAGGGGAAGGAACCGGGTTCTGACACTCAGCGTCTTGGGACGCCTGCGCCACGTTCGGCCCGAGGCCCGTATCCACCGCTCCACCTCCTCACATCCGCCTACCGAAGATTCCCGAAGCCGCGGTTGCTGGGACCGCTCCGGTGAAGCGCCGGAGTGCCTTCACCCCGCCTTTCGGCAGGCTGAAGGCATCTGCGCCTTGGGTCCAAAAAGAAGGGGAGACGCTAGGACGCAGGAGGCGCATGGCCATGCGCCGTCCGCACATCTTCGCGCCTCCCCGGCTCGTTGGTCCTGGCTGAGGCTTCTAAAGAAGATGATAATGGATGGTAGGCGGGAGTGTCAAGGCGGCGGGAAAGAGCGACCTAACCTCTAACCTCCCGATGCGGAATCGGGATCTCGGTAGACCTCGACCTTCATATCCTGAGCGGGAAGGGGCACTTCGCTGGACTGGGCGGAGGCGATTGTAGTGTTTAACGAAGCGTCCCTCGCCTCGCAGGAGAGGGATGAGAGGGAGAGGTCGAAGGGGCCGTGCCAAGTGCGGGGTAAGGTTGCACGGATGACCAGGGTCTGGATCCGAGCATCTGGGCGGTTCTTGAAGCGCGAGTGGTACGTTGTTCTTTGGCGATGGTGAGGGCGAGCCGCGCCATAGAGAATATAAAGGCTGGCTAGGCTCGCCCCTACGTACGTTAGGGCTGTGGGCAACCCAGGCCGCGTAGGCCCGTTCGTCCTCCGGTGCGGCACCAGAGCCTCAAGGCGAAATAGGGGCGCGCGTCTCCTGAAAAACGCCCTCCTACATCTCCCGCACGGCGCGGGAGCGCAGGGCGACGAAGGCGGCGCAGGCCGTCACGAGACAGCCCACCGTGAGGAAGGTGGTCTTGAGGGCGAACCATTCGGCTAATGTGCCGTTGAGAATGGCGCCGATGTTGGTGAAGCTGAAGCTCAGGAAATAGATGGAGAGGACGCGCCCGCGGATGTGGCCGGCCACGTGGCTCTGGATGAGGATGTTGTTCGTGATGAGCATCATCGCCGTCAGGACGCCCAGCGCCGCCATGATAAGGACGGCCAGGGCAAAGGCGCCCGTGAACCCCAGGAGCGCCAGCATGCCGCCATAGACGGCGACGGTGATGAGGAACATCCGCCCGCGCCGCTTCACCTGGCCGAAGAGCGACATCGCGACCGCGCCCAGGAGCGCGCCGAAGCCCAGGGATGAGTGGAGCCAGCCGAGCATCGTCCCGTCCGAAGAGCCCAGGACGCGATCGGCGTAGACGGGCAGAAGCTGGAGGGAGGCGGTGCCGAAGATGCCGGTGACGAAGGCGAGGGCGATGAGGGGGCCGATAGTCCCTTCGCGCCGCAGGTAGCCGATGGTCTCCTTCAAGCTGGTGAAGACGTTGTTCTGCCCGGTGCCCTGTCGCGCGCCGCCCAAGGGGAGGAGGAGCAGAGGCCACAGGGCCACGGTGTAGGCGACGAGCGGGAACCAGAAAGCGTACTCGGGGCCGAAGCCGATGAGCGTGCCGCCGATAGCGGGGCCGATGACCCGCATGACGTTGGTGGTGATGGAGTTGAGCGTGACGGCGCTGGCCAGCTCCTTGCCGCCCACCACATCGTGCACCAGGGCCATCCGCGTGGGGCCGCTCATGGAGAAGGAGCCGCCGTAGATGGGGCCGAGGACGAAGAAATGCCAGAGGCGGATCGCATCCGTTGTCACCAGGACGGCGAGGATCAGCGAGGCGCCGATGAGTATGCTCTGGGTGCCGATCATGATGAGCCGGCGCTTCCCTCTATCGGAGAGGTAGCCGCTCAAAGGCGTGGTGATGAGGATGAGGATGGAGGAGACGAAGGAGAAGAGTCCGACCTGGAAGGAAGAGTCGGAGAGGTGATAGACCATCCACCCTGAGGTGACGAGGGTGCTCCAGATGCCGAGCTGGAGGGTCCCGGTGCTCAGGATGAGGAGGCGGAAATCGCGGTAGCGGAGGGCCGCGAGCGCCAGACGGGGAGCGCGCGGGCGACGCTCAGGCTCTGCCATGGGCGCGCGCCCTTAGACGACGCCGGATGCGCGGAGGGCGGCGAGCCTCTTTGGAGTGAGGCCGAGCTCTTCGATGAAGACCTGGGCGTTGTCCTGCCCGGGCTCCGGGGCAACGCGGCGGACGGCGGTGGAGGTGCGCGAGAACTTGTAGGGCGCGCCGGCGAGCTTCACAGCGCCGAGCGTGGGGTGCTGGTGCTCCTGGAAGAGCCCCCTGGCCAGCATCTGCGGGTTCGTCAGCAGATCGCGGATGGTGTAGACGGGCCCGAGCGTGAGGTGGCGGCGCTGGCCTTCCTTATACATCTCTTCGCGCTCGAAGTTCATGGAGAACTCCGTGATGTACATGTTAATCAGGTCGGCGTAGGGCTCCCGCTCGTCTGACCGCCCCTGGTACTTGGGGTTCAGGATGTCCTTATTGCCCGTCACCTCGGCCACCCACTTGCTGAAGATGGCCCACTGCTCCGGGCGGCCGATGGCGATGATGATGTAGCCGTCCCTGCAGGGGTAGAGGCCGTGGTTGCCGCGGCGCGTGGGCGATCTCCCGGTGTCCAGCCAGAGCGTCACGCCCGCGATGGTGGTGAAGGCGACCATGGCCTGCTGCGCCGAGATTTCGATGTGCTGGCCGATGCCGTGGGTGTTGCGTCCC is a genomic window containing:
- a CDS encoding VOC family protein; the protein is MPTYVFSHIGICVTNIQRSRDFYEQALGFQFIRDFFNKDHPVQDRFLRLPKVDLHAVYLQKDGFQIELLYYASPKSAPRGERPMNQPGMTHLSLKVDDVPAAIAAVKKFGGKLLEDTVINDRACFVHDPDGQLIELVSSQAMAAAQGHH
- a CDS encoding CoA transferase, whose protein sequence is MPTATAQKKAAPKTPLALQGLRVIEFTTGGSAPYIGRHLSFNGADVIRIESKAHPDLSRLYVPPWDPAMGQQPAMSPRLWEWHSAKRHVGLNVNTPQGRDVVHKLIDISDLVLVNLSANVTHKWGLTYDILRKTNPALVMLAMPGFGMTGPYRDYVSFGATIEALSGLATSTGYPDGDPIGSGLFHFPDWLNGMQGLSAVLAALDHRHRTGEGQFIDMSQMEVMVSAFGPLLLEAFLDPNAPDRYGNYSPVAAPHNAYPCKGHDQWCVVGCYSSDEWVRLCNAIGRPELGKDKRFATLHDRQRNISQVDAIVTEWTLPRDPMEVMDTLQKAGVHAAKIYHIKELPDDPNLKAQNFFTTLPHLRRVLKPGERRLVKEGEEMGEVLTTGLAIDLPKMPGHVWRAGPGWGADNSLIFRKLMALPNDQIEALCKANIIEGTA
- a CDS encoding enoyl-CoA hydratase/isomerase family protein; protein product: MSQVSWQAPFRFHTRFRGRANASIIAALHRPRQPCKNPVHDSSFPLKIPFHRVLYSATPRRFPGGRIMSPDIIYEKKDHIATITLNRPHALNALTREMMDVTLPEIWQDIKKDKQVWVVIFTAAGDRSFSSGRDLREAAKQPTHGPPGGSQNLKMSARQNDIEQPVICAVNGVCTGGAFQFVSDADIVICSENATFVNTAVSVGHVVTYSAIQMTRYVPFGALNRMLMVGAHERVSAQRAYELGIVTEVVPYAKLMDSALDLARKIAKNSPTAVRIVKKTLTRAMLAGLDESFEYGRQLSGTMSKHPDIREGTLAFVEKREPRWNTDGL
- a CDS encoding LLM class flavin-dependent oxidoreductase, with amino-acid sequence MKLGSFILLQCPPSKTNKQAFDEVVEQAVLTEQMGFDQIYLAEHHFSPYSILADPLVLASHIAAKTKRIKIGLAVAVIPFHNPVKLAEQAAMVDILSDGRLVLGVGRGYQRQEFDKLSLNIGDSRGMMVEGLEVLHKSWMEEEWTYKGKYYNYPVKQTIYPKPVQKPIPTPVATGGTKETMEWVAKKGVPFISGGAFPELEGIKARLDKYRADMKAAGFSDAHITQCVKDSPFSRRIYVGKNDKDSYERPREYVMWFENALMKEGLPQLGVSPEQDAAYHDHLARMTERSKQPYDHKFKQELYATPDGVIDHIKTMESYGIENMIFWFNFGGMPRDMVLESMQRFSDNVIPVIKGSKKGK
- a CDS encoding MFS transporter; this encodes MAEPERRPRAPRLALAALRYRDFRLLILSTGTLQLGIWSTLVTSGWMVYHLSDSSFQVGLFSFVSSILILITTPLSGYLSDRGKRRLIMIGTQSILIGASLILAVLVTTDAIRLWHFFVLGPIYGGSFSMSGPTRMALVHDVVGGKELASAVTLNSITTNVMRVIGPAIGGTLIGFGPEYAFWFPLVAYTVALWPLLLLPLGGARQGTGQNNVFTSLKETIGYLRREGTIGPLIALAFVTGIFGTASLQLLPVYADRVLGSSDGTMLGWLHSSLGFGALLGAVAMSLFGQVKRRGRMFLITVAVYGGMLALLGFTGAFALAVLIMAALGVLTAMMLITNNILIQSHVAGHIRGRVLSIYFLSFSFTNIGAILNGTLAEWFALKTTFLTVGCLVTACAAFVALRSRAVREM
- a CDS encoding TIGR03619 family F420-dependent LLM class oxidoreductase, giving the protein MKLGFFLAGVNPRHYLTIAKRADELGYESVWMPEHLVFPASIGSSHPYAGPGAENFNPDTPSYDPFVVMGHVAAVTKHVKLGTGVYILPLRNPFVTARSAVTVDVLSEGRMLLGVGIGWLKNEFLAVGETWENRGARSVEIAQILRRLWSEETIAHQGKYYKFDAVKFRPKPKNPNGIPLLFGGVTPPAIERAAQAGEGWFGVRHSLEEATEIIGRLKAHRAKLGLGDRPFEITVGCPPPVTVEHIRAYEKAGVHRMMVTPWGPPQGRLTPEHLVSGLEQFANDVLAKVK